The following are encoded together in the Pygocentrus nattereri isolate fPygNat1 chromosome 15, fPygNat1.pri, whole genome shotgun sequence genome:
- the isl2b gene encoding insulin gene enhancer protein isl-2b has translation MVDLIFSSSFLDDMGDHSKKKSGLAMCVGCGSQIHDQYILRVSPDLEWHAACLKCAECSQYLDETCTCFVREGKTYCKRDYVRLFGIKCAKCELGFSGTDLVMRARDSVYHIECFRCSACGRQLLPGDEYSVREDALLCRGEHGASSPLSPGHVHSRALHMAADPVSVRQAQHRSHVLKPSEKTTRVRTVLNEKQLHTLRTCYNANPRPDALMKEQLVEMTGLSPRVIRVWFQNKRCKDKKRSILMKQLQQQHGDKTNLQALAATALVAGSPIRHESSVVGHAVEVHTYPPWKALSEFALHSDLDQPAFQQLVSFSESSSLGNSSGSDATSLSSQLPDTPNSMVPSPVET, from the exons ATGGTGGATTTAATATTCAGCTCTTCTTTTCTGGATGATATGGGAGATCATTCCAAAA AGAAGTCTGGGTTGGCCATGTGCGTCGGCTGCGGAAGTCAGATTCATGATCAGTACATCCTGCGGGTCTCCCCGGACCTGGAGTGGCACGCAGCCTGCCTGAAATGCGCCGAGTGCAGCCAGTACCTGGACGAGACCTGCACCTGCTTCGTGCGCGAGGGGAAAACCTACTGCAAGAGAGATTACGTAAG ACTGTTCGGAATAAAGTGCGCTAAATGCGAGCTGGGCTTCAGCGGCACTGACCTGGTCATGCGCGCTCGGGACAGCGTTTATCACATCGAGTGTTTCCGCTGCTCGGCGTGCGGCCGCCAGCTTCTGCCGGGGGACGAATATTCTGTGCGCGAGGACGCGCTGCTGTGCAGGGGGGAGCACGGAGCCAGCAGCCCCCTCAGTCCCGGACATGTCCACAGCAGAGCGCTGCACATGGCAG ctGACCCGGTGTCGGTCCGGCAGGCCCAGCACCGGAGTCACGTGCTCAAGCCCTCGGAGAAGACGACTCGCGTGCGCACTGTGCTGAACGAAAAGCAGCTTCACACGCTGCGGACTTGCTATAACGCGAACCCGCGGCCGGACGCGCTAATGAAGGAGCAGCTGGTGGAGATGACCGGCCTGAGCCCGCGCGTCATCCGCGTCTGGTTCCAGAACAAGCGATGCAAAGACAAGAAGAGATCCATCCTGAtgaagcagctgcagcagcagcacggAGATAAGACT AATCTGCAGGCTCTGGCGGCCACTGCGCTGGTTGCGGGCAGTCCGATCAGGCATGAGTCTTCGGTGGTGGGTCACGCGGTGGAGGTGCACACTTACCCGCCCTGGAAAGCCCTGAGCGAGTTCGCACTGCACAGCGACCTGGATCAGCCCGCTTTTCAGCAGCTG GTCTCTTTCTCGGAGTCCAGTTCTTTAGGAAACTCTTCGGGCAGTGACGCCACCTCGCTGTCCTCGCAGTTGCCGGACACGCCAAACAGCATGGTGCCCAGCCCGGTGGAGACGTGA